The Xylanivirga thermophila genome includes a region encoding these proteins:
- a CDS encoding type II toxin-antitoxin system RelE/ParE family toxin translates to MYEILFSPQAERFFKKLKEKPLKNAYKTALLKLSENPYIGQPKHGDLSGVYGFDVKYKGINYEIAYTISEVDGKKIIVLLAGTRENFYEQLKRYIK, encoded by the coding sequence ATGTACGAAATACTGTTCAGCCCTCAAGCTGAACGCTTTTTTAAAAAATTAAAAGAAAAGCCTCTAAAGAATGCATATAAAACAGCTTTACTAAAATTAAGTGAAAATCCTTATATCGGTCAGCCAAAACATGGTGATCTATCTGGTGTTTATGGTTTCGATGTAAAATATAAAGGTATCAATTATGAAATTGCCTATACCATAAGTGAGGTTGACGGTAAAAAGATTATTGTACTTCTTGCTGGAACTCGTGAAAATTTTTATGAACAACTAAAGCGATATATTAAATAG